One Myxococcota bacterium DNA segment encodes these proteins:
- a CDS encoding tetratricopeptide repeat protein, protein MKSLLLILILGLGCNSKPEIKPTYRQAEKLFEQQKFIESAGLLSKLLDADPRMPGARNLLARCFFFLGNPDRSVEELQFVLANSAPASEENLDALFLLGAVALEAPNVSEKSQKIGLHAWELYLKVAPKSPLHEKVVTGLSELKAFENPQKATDLARAYVKNSQASKALTIFARVLKKHPSYVPALHYQGMAFIMSGQPALAVRSWRLVMEKDPAYAKKFNLDKRIQVAQQL, encoded by the coding sequence ATGAAATCGCTTCTTTTAATACTGATTCTCGGCCTCGGTTGCAACTCGAAGCCAGAGATAAAGCCAACCTACCGCCAGGCTGAGAAGTTATTTGAGCAGCAAAAATTTATTGAGAGCGCTGGCTTGTTGTCTAAACTCTTAGACGCAGATCCGAGAATGCCCGGCGCGCGAAATTTGCTTGCCCGCTGTTTCTTTTTTCTGGGAAACCCAGACAGAAGCGTGGAAGAGCTGCAATTCGTTCTCGCCAATTCCGCCCCGGCCAGCGAAGAGAATCTGGATGCGCTTTTTCTGCTAGGCGCGGTAGCGCTTGAAGCGCCGAATGTTTCCGAGAAAAGCCAAAAAATTGGCCTGCATGCCTGGGAGCTTTACTTAAAGGTCGCGCCCAAAAGCCCTCTGCATGAAAAAGTTGTGACTGGCCTTTCTGAGCTCAAAGCTTTTGAAAATCCGCAAAAGGCAACAGATTTAGCAAGGGCTTATGTCAAAAACAGCCAGGCCTCCAAAGCCCTCACGATTTTTGCTCGCGTTTTAAAGAAGCATCCGTCCTACGTGCCTGCCTTGCACTATCAAGGCATGGCTTTTATCATGTCAGGCCAGCCCGCCTTGGCTGTTCGAAGTTGGCGCCTGGTGATGGAAAAAGACCCGGCGTATGCCAAGAAATTTAATTTAGATAAACGCATTCAGGTAGCACAGCAATTATGA
- the raiA gene encoding ribosome-associated translation inhibitor RaiA, with amino-acid sequence MQVSVTFRHLDPSEPLKQHALDKAAHIKKYLDDAAHVHVVLSAEKLVERADVQIASHGMMMRGKEESSDLYNSIDRAFEKIETQVKRYRDKLAGHKPREGARLKVKFNTFGTSTPEEQTSHLPKSIIESKEVEARPMSIEEASMQMDLLDSELLVFLNVKTEHLNILYRKKGRHQYGLIEAL; translated from the coding sequence ATGCAGGTATCAGTAACGTTTCGTCATTTGGATCCCAGCGAGCCTCTCAAACAACACGCTCTAGATAAAGCAGCTCATATCAAGAAATATTTGGATGATGCGGCCCATGTTCATGTGGTTTTAAGCGCGGAGAAGTTGGTAGAAAGGGCAGATGTTCAGATTGCCTCACACGGTATGATGATGCGCGGGAAAGAAGAATCCAGCGATCTCTATAATTCAATCGACCGTGCGTTTGAAAAAATTGAAACTCAAGTTAAGCGCTACCGCGACAAATTAGCAGGACATAAGCCTCGCGAGGGTGCACGTCTGAAGGTCAAGTTCAATACCTTCGGTACCAGCACGCCCGAGGAGCAGACCAGTCATTTGCCTAAAAGTATTATTGAATCCAAGGAAGTTGAAGCGAGACCGATGAGCATCGAAGAAGCCAGCATGCAGATGGACTTGTTAGACAGCGAATTGCTCGTCTTTTTGAATGTCAAAACAGAACATTTAAATATTCTCTATCGGAAAAAAGGCCGGCACCAGTACGGCTTGATCGAGGCACTTTGA
- the hemQ gene encoding hydrogen peroxide-dependent heme synthase: MTEHLETLEGWYSLHDFRTFDWASWGRLSRPEQQSIHEDFMMVWKRYDAFNQDKTGAFGFYEILGHKADFLILNLRSDTHVLSEAEHLFQQTKLAGFMKPAYSYVSVVELSNYVHSTGNKSPEAEAMIAARLKPVLPKSAHVCFYPMSKRRGEKENWYSESLEERRRMMRDHGMTGRGYAGKVVQMIGGSIGLDDWEWGVTLFAEDPLVFKHIVTDMRFDEVSARFGEFGAFYVGNRLGPDRFHCLMLG, from the coding sequence ATGACCGAACACTTAGAGACGCTGGAAGGTTGGTACAGCCTTCATGATTTTAGAACCTTTGACTGGGCAAGTTGGGGCCGACTAAGCAGGCCTGAACAACAAAGTATCCATGAAGATTTTATGATGGTTTGGAAGCGCTATGACGCTTTTAATCAAGACAAAACCGGCGCCTTTGGATTTTACGAAATCTTAGGACACAAGGCCGATTTTTTAATCTTAAACCTACGCAGTGACACTCACGTTTTGTCTGAAGCAGAGCATTTGTTTCAGCAAACCAAGTTGGCTGGTTTCATGAAACCAGCTTACTCATATGTTTCTGTGGTCGAGCTCAGTAATTACGTCCATTCAACGGGCAATAAAAGCCCTGAAGCCGAAGCCATGATTGCGGCGCGCCTAAAGCCTGTTTTGCCAAAGTCTGCGCATGTTTGTTTTTACCCTATGAGCAAGCGCCGTGGGGAAAAAGAGAACTGGTACAGCGAAAGCCTAGAGGAGCGCCGCCGCATGATGCGCGATCACGGCATGACCGGGCGTGGCTACGCCGGCAAAGTGGTGCAGATGATCGGCGGCTCGATTGGCCTAGATGACTGGGAGTGGGGCGTTACGTTGTTTGCTGAGGATCCGCTCGTTTTCAAGCACATTGTGACAGATATGCGCTTTGATGAAGTGAGCGCGCGCTTTGGTGAATTCGGCGCATTTTATGTGGGCAATCGACTGGGTCCAGATAGGTTCCATTGTCTAATGCTCGGATGA
- the rapZ gene encoding RNase adapter RapZ produces MIALSGLSGAGKSTAAKALEDLGYFVVDNLPAELLLKFAELGQRGHETKPLAFVIDAREAEHLTQFTAHWSTLKDGALWFLEASEQTLVRRFQETRRPHPIDKSGQGILASIQTERALLAPLRSVADRVIETDSLTPHQLRAEIGRLIGAPTKLLTAVRLISFGFKHGLPQELDLCLDVRFLENPYFIEGLKEQTGLDQAVKEFVLYAPKTKPFLEKTLELLRFLIPCYQSENKTYLTIAIGCTGGKHRSVVLVGEMARQLERYGYPVQITHRDCQK; encoded by the coding sequence TTGATCGCGTTATCTGGATTATCGGGCGCGGGAAAATCAACCGCTGCCAAGGCTTTGGAAGATTTAGGCTATTTCGTCGTTGATAATCTTCCAGCCGAACTTTTGCTTAAATTTGCTGAGCTTGGTCAAAGAGGGCATGAAACCAAGCCTTTGGCTTTTGTTATTGACGCCCGTGAAGCGGAGCATCTTACCCAGTTCACGGCTCATTGGAGCACTTTAAAAGATGGCGCCCTGTGGTTTTTGGAAGCCAGCGAGCAAACATTGGTTCGCCGTTTTCAAGAAACCAGGCGTCCTCACCCGATTGATAAGTCTGGACAAGGAATATTGGCCAGCATCCAGACCGAACGTGCGCTATTGGCGCCGCTTCGGAGCGTGGCGGATCGGGTGATCGAAACGGATTCGTTAACGCCCCATCAGCTGCGTGCAGAAATAGGCCGTTTGATAGGCGCGCCTACGAAATTGCTCACGGCTGTGCGTCTGATTAGCTTTGGTTTTAAACACGGCTTGCCGCAAGAGTTGGATTTGTGCTTGGACGTGAGATTTTTAGAAAACCCCTATTTTATAGAAGGACTCAAAGAGCAGACTGGCCTAGATCAAGCCGTGAAAGAGTTTGTGCTCTATGCGCCAAAGACCAAACCGTTTTTGGAGAAAACCCTCGAATTGCTGCGGTTTTTGATTCCCTGTTATCAATCTGAAAATAAAACTTACCTCACCATTGCCATTGGATGCACGGGTGGTAAACATCGCTCGGTCGTATTGGTTGGTGAAATGGCCCGGCAGCTTGAGCGCTATGGCTACCCAGTCCAGATCACGCACCGAGACTGTCAAAAATGA
- the mutY gene encoding A/G-specific adenine glycosylase yields MTFFDNFHEQDILLKRWFKAHQRDLPWRVNRTPYRVWLSEIMLQQTQVATVIDYYLRFTHRFPTVQDLATASEDEVLSLWSGLGYYSRARNLHRAAKLVYSEYSGVFPSDYKTLQTLPGVGSYTAGAIMAFALDKPAPVVDGNIARVLSRLLNDRTRWGDGPGKKHFESLSLSFAEKARSPLLWQEGLMELGATVCKPSRPDCASCPFQSSCLARQHNTIEQLPVLMKKPEKTRLDVYCELIYNNDHIWLEKNQSTGLFKGLYAPPLCEPFESTLTVKRTLTHRNLHLHAKLIPMDIAERPSAHWIKRSALNQIGLSTAVKTLLQKAALLSILLTSACSVKGPSIRYLTRIEQTLPGRQDPVVYAKQLVGKSHAKLGGKDYRADCSGTVRAIYDAGGIWLGNASSTDDMYRYVQKNGQLDTRAPKPKDLIFFNAGDSKELAHIGFVEEVLPDGTVLFIHHISGMIVRSRMNLKSPNLQTDPQSGARLNHILRRGKRKGYTAGQLFVAFGRMP; encoded by the coding sequence ATGACTTTTTTTGACAACTTCCACGAACAAGACATCTTATTAAAAAGATGGTTCAAGGCGCATCAGCGTGATTTGCCATGGCGCGTAAACCGAACGCCCTATCGCGTCTGGCTGTCAGAGATCATGCTGCAGCAGACCCAGGTGGCGACGGTGATCGACTATTATCTTCGATTTACCCACCGATTTCCTACCGTTCAAGATCTAGCGACCGCTTCAGAAGATGAAGTCTTATCTCTATGGTCTGGACTTGGCTATTATTCAAGAGCACGCAACCTGCATCGCGCGGCCAAGCTGGTCTACAGCGAGTATTCAGGCGTATTTCCTTCGGATTATAAAACTTTACAGACCCTGCCAGGCGTGGGCTCATACACCGCCGGCGCCATCATGGCGTTTGCACTCGATAAGCCAGCGCCGGTGGTTGATGGCAATATTGCCAGGGTATTATCTCGCCTATTAAACGACCGCACCCGCTGGGGCGATGGTCCAGGCAAAAAGCATTTTGAAAGCTTAAGTTTGAGCTTTGCCGAGAAAGCGAGAAGCCCTTTGCTTTGGCAAGAAGGGTTGATGGAGCTTGGCGCAACGGTTTGCAAGCCTTCAAGACCTGACTGCGCGTCATGTCCATTTCAAAGCAGCTGTTTGGCACGTCAACACAATACCATTGAACAGCTGCCAGTTTTGATGAAAAAGCCTGAGAAAACCAGACTCGATGTTTATTGCGAGCTCATTTATAACAACGATCATATTTGGCTGGAAAAAAATCAAAGCACCGGCCTATTTAAAGGTCTTTATGCTCCACCGCTGTGCGAGCCATTTGAGAGCACGTTAACCGTGAAGCGCACCCTCACTCACAGAAATCTTCACCTCCATGCTAAACTGATTCCAATGGACATTGCTGAACGACCTTCAGCCCATTGGATTAAGCGCAGTGCTTTGAATCAAATCGGCTTATCAACCGCGGTGAAAACCTTGCTGCAAAAGGCGGCCCTGCTCAGTATTTTGCTGACCAGCGCTTGTTCAGTGAAAGGCCCGTCCATTAGATACCTCACGCGCATTGAGCAAACATTGCCAGGCAGGCAGGATCCGGTTGTGTATGCCAAGCAACTCGTTGGCAAATCCCACGCCAAACTCGGTGGCAAAGATTACCGCGCCGACTGCTCCGGTACCGTTCGAGCGATCTACGATGCAGGTGGTATTTGGCTTGGGAACGCCTCCAGCACGGACGATATGTACCGCTATGTGCAAAAAAACGGGCAATTAGACACTAGAGCGCCAAAGCCCAAGGATCTGATTTTCTTCAATGCAGGCGATAGCAAAGAGCTCGCGCATATCGGGTTTGTGGAAGAAGTGCTGCCTGATGGCACCGTCCTGTTTATACATCATATCAGCGGCATGATCGTGCGCTCGCGCATGAATCTCAAAAGTCCTAATCTGCAAACCGACCCCCAAAGCGGGGCGCGGCTTAATCATATTTTGCGCCGCGGTAAGCGGAAGGGTTACACTGCGGGACAACTGTTTGTTGCTTTCGGGAGAATGCCTTGA
- the infA gene encoding translation initiation factor IF-1: protein MSREDQIEVDGTIREVLQGGMFRVMLENGHEVLAYTSGKMRKHFIRIVLGDKVRVALSPYDLTKGRVIFRSK from the coding sequence ATGTCTCGCGAAGACCAGATAGAAGTTGATGGAACGATTAGGGAAGTGCTGCAAGGCGGTATGTTTAGAGTCATGCTCGAGAATGGCCACGAGGTGTTGGCCTATACCTCCGGAAAGATGCGTAAACATTTTATCAGGATTGTGTTAGGAGATAAAGTACGTGTGGCGTTGTCGCCGTACGATCTCACGAAGGGAAGGGTGATCTTCCGTTCGAAATAG
- a CDS encoding ATP-binding protein produces MQRKIQVELSDWKTKPNRMPLLLRGARQVGKTFIVEELGRKYFESSITINFELEPKNIKAFESLHPEEIIARLDLINRTRIVPGKTLLFLDEIQQCPQAIVALRYFKEKMPELHVIGAGSLLEFVLHQESFSFPVGRIQPIYLKPMSFEEFLLNTGESQSLEFIKEATLNKPPDQFLHEHLLQLVRRYFLLGGMPAVLNTYTQENSWLECARIQSGLLQTYRSDFGKYSTKAQHIHLEKLFEKAPGTVGEQVKYTSIDPDTRSREIKTAIQQLEWSGLLTKIRATAASGMPLEAQVKENLFKLLFLDIGLLQNANQINPSAIFEQDLLQINQGALAEQFVGQELLAYTDCYQDSKLYFWQREEKSSQAEVDYVINLDANVIPIEVKAGKTGRLKSLRQFMDAKKSPFGIKISTDGLAFEKDIISLPFYLIGQLQRICRQI; encoded by the coding sequence ATGCAGCGAAAAATACAAGTCGAACTCTCAGACTGGAAAACAAAACCCAACAGGATGCCGCTCCTTTTAAGAGGTGCGCGGCAGGTCGGGAAAACTTTTATTGTTGAAGAGCTGGGCAGAAAGTATTTTGAATCATCAATAACGATTAACTTTGAACTAGAGCCAAAGAATATCAAGGCTTTTGAATCGTTGCATCCTGAAGAAATCATTGCTCGGTTAGACCTGATCAACCGGACGCGCATTGTTCCAGGCAAAACGTTACTTTTTCTAGATGAAATTCAGCAGTGTCCCCAGGCAATTGTAGCGCTGCGGTATTTTAAGGAAAAAATGCCTGAACTGCATGTCATTGGTGCCGGCTCTTTGCTCGAATTCGTTCTGCATCAAGAATCGTTTTCGTTCCCGGTAGGGCGGATTCAGCCTATTTATTTAAAGCCCATGTCTTTCGAGGAATTTCTGTTAAACACGGGCGAAAGTCAGAGCCTGGAATTCATAAAAGAAGCAACTCTTAACAAGCCACCGGACCAATTTCTTCACGAGCACCTACTACAACTGGTTCGACGCTATTTCTTACTCGGGGGCATGCCGGCGGTTTTAAATACCTATACGCAAGAAAATTCTTGGCTCGAATGCGCACGTATTCAAAGTGGATTACTTCAAACCTACCGTTCAGATTTCGGAAAATATTCAACCAAAGCCCAGCATATTCATTTAGAAAAACTATTTGAAAAAGCACCTGGCACAGTGGGAGAGCAGGTCAAATATACAAGCATCGATCCCGATACGCGTTCGCGGGAAATTAAAACTGCAATCCAACAACTGGAATGGTCTGGACTATTGACTAAAATCAGAGCCACTGCTGCTTCGGGAATGCCATTGGAAGCCCAAGTTAAAGAAAACCTATTTAAGTTACTTTTTCTAGATATCGGGCTTCTGCAAAATGCTAATCAAATCAACCCATCAGCCATTTTTGAACAAGACCTACTGCAAATCAATCAAGGCGCTTTAGCCGAACAATTCGTAGGACAAGAGCTGCTCGCTTACACAGATTGCTATCAGGATTCAAAGCTATACTTCTGGCAACGCGAAGAGAAAAGCAGCCAAGCCGAAGTCGATTACGTAATCAATCTAGATGCAAATGTTATACCGATTGAAGTGAAGGCAGGAAAAACCGGTCGGCTTAAATCTCTCAGGCAGTTCATGGATGCCAAAAAATCTCCATTCGGCATAAAAATCTCTACTGATGGATTAGCGTTCGAAAAGGATATTATCAGCCTGCCATTTTACCTAATAGGCCAGCTACAAAGAATCTGCCGGCAAATATAG
- a CDS encoding histidine phosphatase family protein, which produces MLNNVMIYLVRHGETEWSLASKHTGLTDLPLTENGRSQAVNAQDLLSGIDFAAVWCSPLKRARETCELAGFSSRAEIMPELVEWDYGDYEGLTSAQIHQTRPGWNIFDHGAQGGESIAQVEARAHGVISKASDSTANILIFSSGHMIRMIMLAWIKQPASLGKHFNLDTAAVCILDHEKSHPSIRQWNLSGPSRLPT; this is translated from the coding sequence ATGTTAAACAATGTGATGATCTATTTAGTTCGACATGGCGAAACCGAGTGGAGCTTAGCCAGCAAACACACAGGTCTGACCGATCTGCCTCTCACCGAAAATGGGCGTAGCCAAGCAGTGAACGCCCAGGATTTACTTTCGGGCATCGATTTTGCAGCTGTTTGGTGTAGCCCGCTAAAGCGTGCAAGAGAAACCTGCGAACTGGCAGGTTTTAGTAGTCGCGCTGAGATCATGCCAGAGCTGGTCGAGTGGGACTATGGCGATTATGAAGGCCTCACCAGCGCCCAAATCCATCAGACCCGCCCAGGCTGGAACATTTTCGACCACGGCGCCCAAGGCGGCGAAAGCATCGCGCAAGTCGAAGCCAGAGCACATGGCGTTATTTCCAAGGCAAGCGATTCGACCGCTAACATCTTAATTTTTTCAAGCGGCCACATGATTCGAATGATCATGCTTGCCTGGATCAAGCAGCCCGCAAGTTTAGGCAAACACTTCAACCTAGATACGGCAGCAGTTTGCATTTTAGATCATGAAAAATCTCATCCGAGCATTAGACAATGGAACCTATCTGGACCCAGTCGATTGCCCACATAA
- a CDS encoding NAD(P)-dependent alcohol dehydrogenase: MRAFEIQTFGLDGLKLVDLPAPPPVKPTEVLVQIKAASLNFRDLMMAKGEYNPKQPLPLIPLSDGAGEVIAIGSEVTEFQVGDRVAGIVVQEWLSGHPLKAFTKTTLGGPLNGMLCEKRLFPESGLVKIPEHLSFEEAAALPCAALTAWRSLFVDYTMKPGERVLLQGTGGVSLFALQLAKLEGAHVTIISSSDDKLAKAKELGADACINYKTTPEWSRGVQVDLILELGGAATLAQSIKAIRPGGQINLIGRLGGGKTEIDLVPIFMRNVRLQGIFVGSREDFRAMNNAFNLHKIHPVIDRVFPFEQSVEAFKYLESAQHMGKVVIKL; encoded by the coding sequence ATGAGAGCTTTTGAGATTCAAACATTTGGGCTTGATGGGCTTAAATTAGTCGATTTGCCTGCGCCGCCGCCCGTAAAACCCACCGAAGTGCTGGTCCAAATTAAAGCCGCATCGCTCAATTTTCGAGACCTGATGATGGCTAAGGGGGAGTACAACCCTAAGCAGCCGCTGCCGCTGATACCACTCTCAGACGGCGCAGGTGAAGTGATTGCCATCGGTAGCGAAGTTACCGAATTCCAAGTTGGCGATAGAGTGGCCGGTATTGTAGTCCAAGAATGGCTATCTGGTCATCCATTAAAAGCCTTCACCAAAACCACTTTAGGTGGCCCCTTAAACGGCATGCTGTGTGAGAAACGCCTATTTCCCGAAAGCGGTTTGGTTAAAATCCCTGAACATCTCAGTTTTGAGGAAGCGGCTGCACTGCCTTGCGCGGCATTAACCGCTTGGCGCTCTCTTTTTGTCGACTACACCATGAAGCCTGGCGAGCGTGTTCTGCTTCAAGGTACCGGCGGCGTTTCTCTCTTCGCCCTTCAGCTCGCCAAGCTGGAAGGCGCCCATGTCACTATTATCTCAAGTTCAGACGACAAGCTCGCCAAGGCCAAAGAGCTAGGTGCAGATGCGTGCATTAACTATAAAACAACGCCCGAATGGTCGAGGGGCGTGCAGGTCGATTTGATATTGGAACTCGGTGGCGCTGCCACGCTGGCGCAATCTATCAAGGCAATCCGTCCAGGCGGACAAATTAACCTCATCGGCCGCTTAGGCGGTGGCAAAACGGAAATCGACCTCGTCCCCATTTTTATGCGCAACGTGCGCCTTCAGGGCATTTTCGTCGGCAGTCGGGAGGATTTCCGCGCGATGAACAATGCGTTTAATCTGCATAAAATTCACCCGGTGATTGATCGTGTTTTCCCCTTTGAACAGTCTGTAGAAGCATTCAAATACTTAGAGTCCGCTCAGCATATGGGCAAAGTGGTGATTAAATTATGA
- a CDS encoding RidA family protein, whose protein sequence is MKKVIKTQSAPAALGPYSQAIKAGDLLFVSGQIDLTHETVAEQTQQLLKNLGAILDAAGMGYHHVVKTTVFLKDMNDFQTMNEVYATFFKEDPPARSTIQVARLPKDVLVEIEAIASQGA, encoded by the coding sequence ATGAAGAAAGTAATAAAGACCCAAAGTGCCCCAGCTGCCTTGGGCCCGTACTCTCAAGCAATTAAAGCCGGCGATTTGTTATTCGTATCCGGCCAAATCGACTTGACCCATGAGACGGTGGCTGAGCAAACCCAGCAGTTGTTGAAAAACTTAGGCGCCATTTTAGATGCCGCGGGCATGGGTTATCATCACGTGGTCAAAACCACCGTTTTTTTAAAAGACATGAATGATTTCCAAACCATGAACGAAGTCTACGCGACTTTCTTCAAAGAAGATCCGCCAGCCAGATCGACGATCCAGGTCGCGAGACTACCCAAAGATGTGCTGGTAGAAATCGAGGCGATCGCCTCTCAAGGCGCTTAG
- a CDS encoding S1 RNA-binding domain-containing protein: MESQKTSVWNAVHQATILSSEENGLHLQLGDIKAVLPKEELIFVNEPLGETIEVYLENPRHPTASVFKALELNEITKAAEAFDKKEQVPGFVIGAIKGGFAVTLLVNSREEAERGLGLRGFLPFSHAGLDPKMSPEFSDRQIYWFKIKDFEPAEGNIIVSRRSVLQKEKREHEKGFWENANVGDVVPGVVKNLVAYGAFVDLGGVDALLHVSDMSFEHHPVESEKVKLGQQLQVKILEIDKKARKVKVGLKQLKKDPWGQIEEEYQVGMDVTGTVVAFSDFGIFLHLGTGVEGLVHSSEITWNRPKHPSSYYKIGDEVKARVLRLDKNGHRISLSIKAGEENPMQKLAEKFPVGTVVKATIVGVKEYGLFVQLDENITGLVHIGELSWTKHVDHPSELFKEGQEVDVAVLDIDPKRQRISCSIKRVTSDPWMAWKTRFARGTRHEVMIKRVVPNGFEAELEPGLTAFCSAREFGDAVPKQGQTIGIEITVCDPIQHKINISVKARADHEAREDYDSYLKKQSSSSGRATLGDLLKQ, from the coding sequence ATGGAATCACAAAAAACGTCTGTTTGGAATGCAGTTCACCAAGCGACCATCCTCAGCTCAGAAGAAAACGGCTTGCATTTGCAGCTGGGCGATATCAAGGCCGTGCTACCAAAAGAAGAACTTATCTTCGTCAATGAACCATTGGGCGAGACCATTGAAGTCTATTTGGAAAACCCCAGACACCCAACGGCATCTGTTTTTAAAGCACTTGAATTAAACGAAATTACGAAGGCCGCAGAAGCTTTTGACAAAAAAGAGCAAGTCCCAGGCTTTGTTATCGGCGCGATCAAAGGCGGCTTTGCGGTCACTTTGCTGGTCAATAGCCGAGAAGAAGCTGAACGCGGTTTAGGGCTTCGAGGCTTTTTGCCGTTTTCTCATGCAGGTCTTGACCCTAAAATGTCACCTGAGTTTAGCGATCGGCAGATTTACTGGTTTAAAATTAAAGATTTTGAGCCTGCGGAAGGCAATATTATTGTCAGCCGGCGCTCCGTTTTGCAAAAAGAGAAACGTGAGCATGAAAAAGGCTTCTGGGAAAATGCCAACGTCGGTGATGTTGTGCCAGGCGTCGTCAAAAACTTGGTCGCCTACGGGGCATTCGTTGATTTAGGCGGCGTCGATGCACTCTTGCACGTGTCCGACATGTCATTCGAGCACCATCCGGTTGAGTCTGAGAAAGTAAAGCTTGGTCAGCAGCTACAAGTTAAGATTTTAGAAATCGACAAGAAAGCCCGAAAAGTCAAAGTTGGCCTAAAACAGCTTAAAAAAGACCCTTGGGGCCAAATTGAAGAAGAATACCAAGTCGGCATGGACGTCACAGGAACAGTGGTCGCATTCTCTGATTTCGGCATCTTCTTGCACCTAGGCACAGGCGTTGAAGGCTTGGTACATAGCAGCGAAATTACCTGGAACAGACCGAAGCACCCATCTTCCTATTATAAGATCGGTGATGAAGTTAAAGCTCGGGTTCTTAGGTTGGACAAGAACGGCCACAGGATCTCTCTTTCAATCAAAGCGGGCGAAGAAAACCCGATGCAAAAACTGGCGGAGAAGTTCCCAGTGGGCACGGTCGTTAAAGCGACCATCGTTGGCGTGAAAGAATATGGCTTGTTTGTGCAGCTGGATGAAAACATCACCGGCTTAGTGCATATCGGCGAGTTGTCATGGACCAAGCACGTTGACCACCCAAGCGAGCTTTTCAAAGAAGGCCAAGAAGTCGATGTTGCCGTTTTGGACATCGACCCCAAACGCCAAAGAATATCCTGCTCCATCAAACGGGTCACCTCAGATCCATGGATGGCCTGGAAAACCCGCTTTGCCCGCGGCACACGCCATGAAGTGATGATTAAGCGTGTGGTGCCAAACGGTTTCGAAGCTGAGCTAGAGCCCGGCCTAACCGCATTCTGCTCCGCCAGAGAATTCGGTGATGCAGTCCCGAAACAAGGCCAAACCATTGGCATTGAAATCACCGTTTGCGATCCAATCCAGCATAAAATTAACATCAGCGTCAAAGCGAGAGCAGACCATGAAGCTCGCGAAGACTATGACAGCTACCTAAAGAAACAATCGTCCTCCAGCGGCCGCGCCACTTTGGGCGATTTGTTAAAGCAGTAA